Proteins co-encoded in one Methylobacterium sp. WL1 genomic window:
- the frc gene encoding formyl-CoA transferase, with protein sequence MTKALEGVRILDFTHVQSGPTCTQLLAWFGADVIKVERPGVGDATRQQLQDIPDVDSLYFTMLNHNKRSLTLDSKNPKGKEVLWRLIEECDVLVENFAPGALARMGLTWEKIHAKNPRMILASVKGFGPGRYEDCKVYENVAQCAGGSASTTGFRDGIPMVTGAQIGDSGTGLHLALGIVTALYHRTQTGLGQKVDCAMQDGVLNLCRVKLRDQQRLEHGPLQEYSQFGEGIPFGEATPRAGNDSGGGQPGRILRCKGWEQDPNAYIYVITQAAVWDPICDIIGEPDWKTDPNYASPKARLPHLNEIFTRIEAWTMKMSKFEAMDILNGHDIPCGPILSMKEIAADEALRATGTIVEVDHPTRGRYLSVGNPIKLSASPTEVVRSPLLGEHTQEILRDVLKYSEEEVGEISGSGAIGGVQKIAAE encoded by the coding sequence ATGACCAAGGCCCTTGAAGGCGTCCGCATCCTGGACTTCACCCATGTGCAATCCGGCCCGACCTGCACCCAGCTTCTGGCCTGGTTCGGCGCTGACGTGATCAAGGTCGAGCGGCCGGGAGTCGGCGACGCCACCCGCCAGCAGTTGCAGGACATCCCGGATGTGGACAGCCTGTATTTCACGATGCTGAACCACAACAAGCGCTCCCTCACTCTCGATTCCAAGAACCCGAAGGGCAAGGAGGTGCTCTGGCGCCTCATCGAGGAATGCGACGTCCTCGTGGAGAATTTCGCCCCCGGCGCGTTGGCCCGGATGGGTCTGACCTGGGAGAAGATCCACGCGAAGAACCCGCGCATGATCTTGGCATCCGTGAAGGGCTTCGGCCCCGGCCGCTACGAGGATTGCAAGGTCTACGAGAATGTCGCGCAATGCGCCGGCGGCTCGGCCTCCACCACCGGGTTCCGGGACGGCATCCCGATGGTGACCGGCGCCCAGATCGGCGATTCCGGCACCGGTCTGCACCTGGCGTTGGGCATCGTCACGGCGCTCTACCACCGCACCCAGACCGGCCTCGGCCAGAAGGTCGACTGCGCCATGCAGGACGGCGTGCTGAACCTCTGTCGGGTCAAGCTGCGCGACCAGCAGCGCCTCGAGCACGGCCCGCTCCAGGAATACAGCCAGTTCGGCGAAGGCATCCCGTTCGGCGAGGCGACCCCGCGGGCCGGCAACGATTCCGGCGGCGGCCAGCCGGGCCGGATCCTGCGCTGCAAGGGCTGGGAGCAGGACCCGAACGCCTACATCTACGTCATCACCCAGGCAGCGGTCTGGGATCCGATCTGCGACATCATCGGCGAGCCCGATTGGAAGACCGACCCGAACTATGCCTCCCCGAAGGCGCGCCTGCCGCACCTCAATGAGATCTTCACGCGCATCGAGGCCTGGACGATGAAGATGTCCAAGTTCGAGGCCATGGACATCCTGAACGGGCACGACATCCCGTGCGGCCCGATCCTATCGATGAAGGAGATCGCCGCCGACGAGGCGCTGCGGGCGACCGGTACTATCGTGGAGGTCGATCACCCGACGCGCGGCCGCTACCTCTCGGTCGGCAACCCGATCAAGCTCTCGGCGAGCCCGACCGAGGTCGTGCGCTCGCCGCTCCTGGGTGAGCACACCCAGGAGATCCTGCGCGACGTGCTCAAGTACTCGGAGGAGGAGGTCGGCGAGATCTCCGGCTCCGGCGCCATCGGGGGCGTACAGAAGATCGCGGCCGAGTAA
- a CDS encoding methionyl-tRNA formyltransferase, which yields MRIAVIGQQDFGKAVLEAFLKRGDTVAGVFCAPEKPGAKPDVLKTAAEEHGLPVFQFPSLKSPEAEAAMRGLEADIGIMAYVLQFAPQSFVTIPKHGTIQYHPSLLPRYRGPSSINWPIAKGDLQTGLTIFRPTDGLDEGPVILQKVCEIGGDATLGDIYFNNLFPMGVDAMLEAADLVAAGQHIEIDQDEDAASYEGWFRTAEAEIRWSAHAEQIYNLIRAANPAPGAWTTLAGKKLQIFDARLHPVRRLGDVKGKPGEVIAVDDDGFSVCAQGGRIEVRKVKPEDGKKVSAAEFAASGGIAVGQFLGR from the coding sequence ATGCGCATCGCCGTCATCGGTCAGCAGGACTTCGGCAAGGCCGTCCTGGAGGCATTTCTGAAGCGCGGGGATACCGTGGCGGGCGTGTTCTGCGCGCCGGAGAAGCCCGGTGCCAAGCCCGACGTGCTGAAGACCGCGGCGGAGGAGCACGGGCTGCCGGTCTTCCAATTCCCAAGCCTGAAGAGCCCGGAGGCCGAGGCGGCGATGCGCGGCCTCGAGGCCGATATCGGCATCATGGCGTACGTGCTGCAATTCGCGCCGCAGAGCTTCGTCACCATCCCGAAGCACGGCACCATCCAATACCACCCGAGCCTGCTGCCGCGTTATCGCGGTCCGTCCTCGATCAACTGGCCGATCGCCAAGGGCGACCTCCAGACCGGGCTGACGATCTTCCGCCCCACTGACGGCCTCGATGAGGGCCCGGTGATCCTGCAGAAGGTCTGCGAGATCGGCGGGGATGCGACCCTCGGAGACATCTACTTCAACAACCTGTTCCCGATGGGCGTGGACGCCATGCTGGAGGCGGCTGACCTCGTGGCGGCCGGCCAGCATATCGAGATCGACCAGGACGAGGACGCGGCGAGTTACGAAGGCTGGTTCCGTACCGCGGAGGCCGAGATTCGCTGGTCCGCCCATGCCGAGCAGATCTACAACCTGATCCGCGCCGCGAACCCGGCTCCGGGCGCCTGGACCACCCTGGCCGGCAAGAAGCTGCAGATCTTCGATGCGCGCCTGCACCCGGTCCGCCGCCTGGGCGACGTGAAGGGCAAGCCGGGCGAGGTCATCGCCGTGGACGACGACGGGTTCAGCGTCTGCGCGCAGGGCGGCCGGATCGAGGTCCGGAAGGTCAAGCCGGAGGACGGCAAGAAGGTCTCGGCCGCCGAGTTCGCCGCGTCCGGCGGCATCGCGGTCGGGCAGTTTCTCGGGCGCTGA
- a CDS encoding class II aldolase/adducin family protein: protein MDKDERIAREGVVAAARDLDAQGLNRGTSGNVSVRFRDGLLITPSGVPTARMGPDDIVPMALDGTYPAGLKPSSEWRFHRDILAARPEVGAVVHAHPIHCTAFALCGRQIPAVHYMIAAFGGPNVRCAPYAPYGTAELSELALAALEGRNVCLLANHGMIAAGGSLEKAVWLAVELETLCWQYAVALQVGAPNVLSDHEIANTVERFRGYGLNATD, encoded by the coding sequence ATGGACAAGGACGAACGGATCGCGCGCGAAGGCGTCGTCGCGGCGGCGCGGGATCTCGACGCGCAGGGTCTGAACCGGGGCACCTCGGGCAACGTCTCGGTGCGGTTCCGCGACGGCCTGCTGATCACCCCCTCGGGGGTGCCGACGGCGCGCATGGGCCCGGACGACATCGTGCCGATGGCCCTCGACGGGACCTACCCGGCGGGGCTCAAGCCGTCCTCGGAATGGCGCTTCCACCGGGATATCCTGGCGGCGCGGCCCGAGGTGGGCGCCGTCGTCCACGCCCACCCGATCCACTGCACCGCCTTCGCCCTCTGCGGGCGGCAGATCCCGGCGGTCCACTACATGATCGCAGCCTTCGGCGGCCCCAACGTGCGCTGCGCACCCTACGCGCCCTACGGCACCGCGGAGCTGTCGGAACTGGCGCTCGCCGCCCTCGAAGGCCGAAACGTCTGCCTGTTGGCCAATCACGGCATGATCGCCGCCGGCGGCAGCCTAGAGAAGGCCGTGTGGCTGGCCGTCGAGTTGGAGACCCTGTGCTGGCAATATGCCGTGGCGCTTCAGGTCGGGGCTCCGAACGTCCTGTCCGACCACGAGATCGCCAACACCGTCGAGCGCTTCCGCGGCTACGGGCTCAATGCCACCGACTGA